From Candidatus Hydrogenedentota bacterium, a single genomic window includes:
- the nuoE gene encoding NADH-quinone oxidoreductase subunit NuoE produces MSHHECCCGCNDNREAVRENAKAALTPEIVAFIEECAADAHPESQLIRVLHRVQGHYGHLGREQMDAVAQLLQVPASKVTGVATFYHFFRLEPRGKFMISVCLGTACYVKGAERVADRLQEELGIHFGETTKDGLFSLNATRCVGTCGLAPVVVVEDKVYGGMTPDQVPAILEKYTKKA; encoded by the coding sequence ATGAGCCACCATGAATGCTGCTGCGGCTGCAACGACAACCGCGAGGCCGTGCGCGAGAACGCCAAGGCCGCCCTCACCCCCGAGATCGTCGCCTTCATCGAGGAGTGCGCCGCCGACGCGCACCCCGAGAGCCAGCTGATCCGCGTCCTGCACCGCGTCCAGGGGCACTACGGCCACCTCGGCCGCGAGCAGATGGACGCCGTCGCCCAGCTCCTCCAGGTGCCCGCCTCCAAGGTTACCGGCGTCGCCACCTTCTACCACTTCTTCCGCCTCGAGCCCCGCGGAAAGTTCATGATCAGCGTCTGCCTCGGCACCGCGTGCTACGTCAAGGGCGCCGAGCGCGTCGCCGACCGCCTCCAGGAGGAGCTCGGCATCCACTTCGGCGAGACCACCAAGGACGGCCTGTTCTCCCTCAACGCCACCCGCTGTGTCGGCACCTGCGGCCTCGCCCCCGTGGTCGTGGTCGAGGACAAGGTCTACGGCGGCATGACCCCGGACCAGGTCCCCGCCATCCTCGAGAAGTACACCAAGAAGGCCTGA
- a CDS encoding 2Fe-2S iron-sulfur cluster binding domain-containing protein: MSQQQMINLTIDGVPVTVPKGTTIMQAAEQKLGVKIPRLCHHPKLSIQGSCRVCVVEVKGVPFYMASCSVQVWEGMEIQTNSPAIRQARRDILELLLDNHPRACLTCVRDGNCELQNLAYTLGVRERLFDGERKRFPIEKSSVSIVRDAEKCILCGRCVRVCAEVQGVHNLSQQGRGFTTHVAPAHGDKMDDSVCIQCGQCINACPTAAFVGHSDSDRVWKALGDPTKHVVVQTAPAIRATVGEGFGMAPGTPATGKLVTALRRLGFDRVFDTNFTADLTIIEEATEFLNRFKNNDRLPLLTSCSPGWVNFMERFYPELIPNASSCRSPMSMMSSLIKSYYAKKEGIDPKDVFVVAIMPCTAKKFEAQRPEFATPDGGQETDASLTTRELIFMIKSYGIDLAELEDGEFDSPLGASSGAADIFGTTGGVLEAALRMAAEVINGEPPAQMEFVEVRAVEGLRVRELKVNNDLTLRVGVSNGLQNAKKLLDKVVSGEEVFHIIEVMACPGGCIGGGGQPYPPRGYTILDPKLLAKRAKALYTIDLNKDVRSSNHNPAIKALYDEFLGEPGGETAHRLLHTHYQPRLPRGIR, translated from the coding sequence ATGAGCCAGCAGCAGATGATCAACCTGACGATAGACGGCGTCCCGGTGACGGTGCCCAAGGGGACGACGATCATGCAGGCGGCCGAGCAGAAGCTCGGGGTGAAGATTCCCCGCCTGTGCCACCACCCCAAGCTCAGCATCCAGGGCTCCTGCCGCGTGTGCGTGGTCGAGGTGAAGGGCGTGCCCTTCTACATGGCCTCGTGCAGCGTGCAGGTGTGGGAGGGCATGGAGATCCAGACCAACAGCCCCGCGATCCGGCAGGCCCGGCGCGACATCCTGGAGCTGCTGCTGGACAACCACCCCCGCGCCTGCCTCACCTGCGTGCGCGACGGCAACTGCGAGCTGCAGAACCTGGCCTACACGCTGGGCGTGCGCGAGCGGCTTTTCGACGGCGAGCGCAAGCGCTTCCCCATCGAGAAGTCCAGCGTGTCCATCGTGCGCGACGCCGAGAAGTGCATCCTCTGCGGCCGCTGCGTGCGCGTGTGCGCCGAGGTCCAGGGCGTCCACAACCTCAGCCAGCAGGGGCGCGGCTTCACGACCCACGTGGCCCCGGCCCACGGCGACAAGATGGACGACTCGGTGTGCATCCAGTGCGGCCAGTGCATCAACGCCTGCCCGACGGCGGCCTTTGTCGGCCACAGCGACTCCGACCGCGTCTGGAAGGCCCTGGGCGACCCCACCAAGCATGTCGTGGTGCAGACGGCCCCGGCCATCCGCGCGACCGTCGGCGAGGGCTTCGGCATGGCGCCGGGCACCCCGGCCACGGGCAAGCTGGTGACGGCCCTGCGCCGCCTCGGCTTCGACCGCGTCTTCGACACCAACTTCACCGCCGACCTCACGATCATCGAGGAGGCCACGGAGTTCCTGAACCGCTTCAAGAACAACGACCGGCTGCCCCTGCTGACAAGCTGCTCCCCGGGCTGGGTCAACTTCATGGAGCGCTTCTACCCCGAGCTGATCCCGAACGCCAGCTCCTGCCGCTCCCCCATGTCCATGATGTCCTCCCTCATCAAGTCCTACTACGCGAAGAAGGAGGGCATAGACCCGAAGGACGTCTTCGTCGTCGCGATCATGCCCTGCACGGCCAAGAAGTTCGAGGCCCAGCGCCCCGAGTTTGCCACCCCCGACGGCGGGCAGGAGACCGACGCCTCGCTCACGACCCGCGAGCTGATCTTCATGATCAAGAGCTACGGCATTGACCTGGCGGAGCTTGAGGACGGCGAGTTCGACTCGCCCCTCGGCGCGTCGTCCGGCGCGGCCGACATCTTCGGCACCACCGGCGGCGTGCTCGAGGCCGCCCTGCGCATGGCGGCCGAGGTCATCAACGGCGAGCCGCCCGCGCAGATGGAGTTCGTGGAGGTGCGCGCCGTCGAGGGCCTGCGCGTCCGCGAGCTGAAGGTGAACAACGACCTCACGCTGCGCGTGGGCGTGTCCAACGGCCTGCAGAACGCCAAGAAGCTCCTGGACAAGGTGGTTTCGGGCGAGGAGGTCTTCCACATCATCGAGGTCATGGCCTGCCCCGGCGGCTGCATCGGCGGCGGCGGCCAGCCCTACCCGCCGCGCGGCTACACCATCCTCGACCCGAAGCTCCTGGCCAAGCGGGCCAAGGCGCTCTACACCATCGACCTGAACAAGGATGTGCGGAGCTCCAACCACAACCCCGCCATCAAGGCGCTGTACGACGAGTTCCTGGGCGAGCCCGGGGGCGAGACGGCCCACCGCCTGCTCCACACCCACTACCAGCCCAGACTGCCGAGAGGAATCCGCTGA
- the nuoF gene encoding NADH-quinone oxidoreductase subunit NuoF: protein MKEKVTKAYQELHAKAEKRLAKAVPAKAVRIQVGSATCENAAGAGEVWQEFERSILTSGRTDILLRKTGCTGRCSREPIVTVFVPGQMPVIYQQVDRDTAHTIFTQHVQGGNPLEDRLLEKAEVRADYEVLVCDDKHCGAIVGGSTEKAFLRALEDAGLGTDKVRVIPVGCLGFCSTPRPEGVTSVMVRPGETIYNVRSADDVARIVKGHLAGGEPVAELLSDAKPISQRFFDLYGDVSFFNRQNRIALRNAGVVDPESLDEYMHYSGFQALATALAKEDPEWVINEVLLSQLRGRGGGGFPTGQKWKLTRQHVKNTCYIICNADEGDPGAFMDRSMLESDPYSVIEGMILGGYAVGATRGFFYVRAEYPLAIKRIEHALAECRKHGLLGKNILGSGFSLDLEIRLGAGAFVCGEETALIHSIEGERGQPRIRPPFPAESGLWGQPTVINNVETFANVPAILVYGGEWFRRVGSEKSGGTKVFALAGKVRHTGLVEVPMGTTLREVVFDIGGGVPNGKKLKGVQTGGPAGGIIPEEYLDTPIDFDTLGKMGSIMGSGGMIVLDEDDCMVDVAKFFITFCQDESCGKCTPCREGTKRMLEILEKITQGKAAQEDVEKLERLANLVRSTSLCGLGRAAPNPVLSTLRHFRHEYDAHVNDRTCAARKCKALVRYEINAEKCVGCTMCARNCPAGCISGARKEPHVIGQDACIKCGRCFEVCRFDAVARA, encoded by the coding sequence ATGAAAGAAAAAGTCACGAAAGCCTATCAGGAACTGCACGCAAAAGCGGAGAAGCGGCTTGCGAAAGCCGTGCCGGCCAAGGCGGTCCGCATCCAAGTCGGCTCGGCCACGTGCGAGAACGCGGCGGGGGCGGGGGAGGTGTGGCAGGAGTTCGAGCGGAGCATCCTCACGAGCGGCCGCACGGACATCCTTCTGCGCAAGACGGGCTGCACGGGCCGGTGCAGCCGCGAGCCCATCGTGACGGTGTTCGTGCCGGGCCAGATGCCGGTGATCTACCAGCAGGTGGACCGCGACACGGCGCACACGATTTTCACGCAGCACGTGCAGGGCGGGAATCCGCTGGAGGACCGGCTGCTGGAGAAGGCGGAGGTCCGCGCGGACTACGAGGTGCTGGTGTGCGACGACAAGCATTGCGGCGCCATCGTGGGCGGCAGCACGGAAAAGGCGTTCCTGCGGGCGCTGGAGGATGCGGGCCTCGGCACGGACAAGGTGCGGGTCATCCCGGTGGGCTGCCTGGGCTTCTGCTCGACGCCGCGGCCGGAGGGCGTGACCAGCGTGATGGTGCGCCCCGGCGAGACGATCTACAACGTGCGTTCGGCGGACGACGTGGCGCGGATCGTGAAGGGGCACCTGGCGGGCGGCGAGCCCGTGGCGGAGCTCCTGAGCGACGCGAAGCCGATCAGCCAGCGCTTCTTTGACCTGTACGGCGACGTGTCGTTCTTCAACCGGCAGAACCGGATCGCCCTGCGGAACGCGGGCGTGGTGGACCCGGAGAGCCTTGACGAGTACATGCACTACAGCGGGTTCCAGGCGCTGGCGACGGCGCTGGCCAAGGAGGACCCGGAGTGGGTGATCAACGAGGTGCTGCTGTCGCAGCTGCGCGGCCGCGGGGGCGGCGGGTTCCCGACGGGCCAGAAGTGGAAGCTGACGCGGCAGCATGTGAAGAACACGTGCTACATCATCTGCAACGCGGACGAGGGCGACCCGGGCGCGTTCATGGACCGCAGCATGCTGGAGTCGGACCCGTACAGCGTGATCGAGGGCATGATCCTCGGCGGCTACGCGGTCGGCGCGACGCGCGGCTTCTTCTATGTGCGGGCCGAGTACCCGCTGGCGATCAAGCGCATTGAGCACGCGCTGGCGGAGTGCCGGAAGCACGGGCTGCTGGGCAAGAACATCCTGGGCTCGGGCTTCAGCCTGGATCTGGAGATCCGGCTGGGCGCGGGCGCGTTCGTGTGCGGCGAGGAGACGGCGCTCATCCACTCCATCGAGGGCGAGCGCGGCCAGCCCCGCATCCGCCCGCCGTTCCCCGCCGAGAGCGGGCTCTGGGGCCAGCCGACAGTCATTAACAACGTCGAGACCTTCGCGAACGTGCCGGCCATCCTCGTGTACGGCGGCGAGTGGTTCCGCCGCGTCGGCTCCGAGAAGAGCGGCGGCACCAAGGTGTTCGCCCTGGCGGGCAAGGTGCGCCACACGGGCCTGGTGGAGGTGCCCATGGGCACCACGCTGCGCGAGGTGGTGTTTGACATCGGCGGCGGCGTGCCCAACGGCAAGAAGCTCAAGGGCGTGCAGACGGGCGGCCCGGCGGGGGGCATCATCCCCGAGGAGTACCTGGACACGCCGATTGACTTCGACACGCTGGGCAAGATGGGCTCCATCATGGGCAGCGGCGGCATGATCGTCCTCGACGAGGACGACTGCATGGTGGACGTGGCGAAGTTCTTCATCACGTTCTGCCAGGACGAGTCGTGCGGCAAGTGCACGCCGTGCCGCGAGGGCACGAAGCGCATGCTGGAGATTCTGGAGAAGATCACGCAGGGCAAGGCGGCGCAGGAGGACGTGGAGAAGCTGGAGCGCCTGGCGAACCTGGTGCGCAGCACGTCGCTGTGCGGGCTGGGGCGCGCCGCGCCGAACCCCGTGCTCAGCACGCTGCGCCACTTCCGCCACGAGTACGACGCGCATGTGAACGACCGCACCTGCGCCGCGCGCAAGTGCAAGGCGCTGGTGCGCTACGAGATCAACGCGGAGAAGTGCGTGGGCTGCACGATGTGCGCCCGAAACTGCCCCGCCGGGTGCATCAGCGGCGCGCGCAAGGAGCCGCACGTGATCGGGCAGGACGCCTGCATCAAGTGCGGGCGGTGCTTCGAGGTGTGCCGCTTCGACGCGGTGGCGCGGGCCTGA
- a CDS encoding methyltransferase domain-containing protein, which produces MSDPERADRAIPPRRAPLARRPAAPILHTLLEAHRISHKVRILCYGCGQGADVQWFLLRRFKVHGYDPHPPFGYSDKPEGHYEFVFFNYLMTRLKTPEARRRTLAEAFQHVKPGGALVVTSRILAQVWAAGGDEGVRSHARDLLADCDTAEMEVFPPDAGDQSIAVLVRRSGVYRPASPWVWVDAREDFEALCPLLERERIMGLDVETTLEEPRTLCTVQIAVPGRTYVLDALKLAPLDPLRPVMENPDVLKIIHNADFEREMLARHAIKLDGVYDTLAASRKKHRKGGVSGHKLGDVCERELGIYLDKALQLSDWTVRPLSPDQLNYAAVDAEVMLLLHRVFEPPLPQNLELF; this is translated from the coding sequence GTGAGTGATCCGGAACGGGCAGATCGGGCCATCCCCCCCCGCAGGGCACCCCTTGCCCGCCGTCCCGCCGCCCCGATCCTCCACACCCTGCTGGAGGCCCACCGCATCTCCCACAAGGTCCGTATCCTGTGCTACGGGTGCGGCCAGGGCGCGGACGTGCAGTGGTTCCTGCTGCGCCGGTTCAAAGTGCATGGCTACGACCCCCACCCGCCTTTTGGCTACAGCGACAAGCCGGAGGGCCACTACGAGTTTGTGTTCTTTAATTATCTGATGACCCGGCTGAAGACGCCGGAGGCGCGGCGGCGGACCCTGGCCGAGGCTTTCCAGCATGTGAAGCCCGGGGGGGCGCTGGTGGTCACCAGCCGGATACTGGCGCAGGTGTGGGCCGCCGGGGGCGATGAGGGGGTCCGGAGTCATGCCCGGGATCTTCTGGCGGACTGCGACACGGCGGAGATGGAGGTGTTTCCCCCCGATGCGGGCGACCAGTCCATTGCGGTGCTGGTGCGGCGCAGCGGGGTCTACCGTCCCGCTTCGCCGTGGGTCTGGGTGGACGCCCGGGAGGATTTCGAGGCCCTCTGCCCCCTGTTGGAGCGGGAGCGGATCATGGGCCTGGATGTCGAGACCACGCTGGAGGAGCCGCGCACCCTGTGCACGGTGCAGATTGCGGTGCCGGGGCGCACCTATGTTCTGGACGCCTTGAAACTGGCGCCGCTGGACCCGCTGCGCCCGGTCATGGAAAACCCGGACGTCCTCAAGATCATCCACAACGCCGACTTCGAGCGGGAAATGCTCGCCAGACACGCCATCAAACTCGACGGGGTCTATGACACCCTTGCGGCCTCCCGCAAGAAGCACCGCAAGGGCGGCGTCTCGGGGCACAAACTGGGCGACGTCTGCGAGCGGGAGCTGGGCATCTATCTGGACAAGGCCCTGCAGCTCTCCGACTGGACGGTTCGCCCGCTCAGCCCGGATCAGCTAAACTATGCGGCGGTGGACGCCGAGGTCATGCTCCTCCTCCACCGCGTCTTTGAACCGCCGCTGCCGCAGAACCTGGAACTGTTCTGA
- a CDS encoding mechanosensitive ion channel produces the protein MRRKERLPEAVLLLAALLLAAAVPAQIPGLPSLPETAGAETAQEAPPEVLVETLQTQATEAEQRLAEALSLAENPEALPPGISAELAEARVQAARNALKALQARLQQVRDLETERAAAAAARESLESFVKLDEPPPYAMAFLDTLRGQVDAKQSEIDAERLGRDVVRGMAERETANLERLKMLANQAAEAAKAAASEEDKARTLFALDTARRSQRAAETGVEALRAAVAVADQRLARLDTELELGRRRAAAAAAQTLFTQKELEEIEQAAKQARAALEEELAGAQRELDRRTARDGELARRAGQEGPADPALAAQRETARVRVEAAQGLVNSLGSMLEMEADTLEVWRLRFEVAHPGAGGERRPVTELEREMDAYRSRYDGIQAIFEQRLNAVRAQTLSLDKEVQALPEEARAEFRLRREALAERETGLLRLAARGEALSRLIRSGRLDIRGRLEALSGLDRAAQGVSDLWRNTLNFFDRELFTIGDESITPRKLIIAVVILVFGLLFTRLFLNRITGFAITRLKLRPGGRYVVETITRYLLLIIVFYAVLKYLNISLTVLTFIGGAAAIGVGFGAQTLVSNFLSSLILMGEQPIRVGDIVEVGGLTGRIVHMGARACMVRTFSGVEVLVPNSKFLEDNVVNWTLSDQKMRFDVTVGVAFGSDIRRVKDILEDIAGRHGQILKDPEPVVVFQDFGDNALVFAVYFWLDLEKSDSRVVRSDIRFMVERAFAKEDIAIAFPQRDVHMNMAGPVEVRLAREQDAGPAKD, from the coding sequence ATGCGACGCAAAGAACGACTGCCGGAGGCCGTGCTGTTGCTGGCCGCGCTGCTCCTCGCGGCGGCGGTCCCCGCCCAGATTCCCGGACTGCCCTCCCTCCCGGAGACGGCCGGCGCCGAAACGGCGCAGGAAGCCCCGCCGGAGGTTCTGGTGGAGACCCTCCAGACGCAGGCAACCGAGGCGGAGCAGCGGCTTGCCGAGGCGCTTTCCCTGGCCGAAAACCCGGAGGCCCTGCCCCCCGGCATTTCCGCCGAGCTGGCGGAGGCCCGGGTTCAGGCGGCGCGCAACGCCCTTAAAGCCCTTCAGGCCCGCCTCCAGCAGGTCCGCGACCTGGAAACGGAGCGCGCGGCGGCCGCGGCGGCCCGCGAAAGCCTGGAATCCTTTGTCAAGCTCGACGAGCCCCCGCCCTATGCCATGGCTTTCCTGGACACCCTGCGCGGGCAGGTGGACGCGAAACAGAGCGAGATAGACGCCGAGCGCCTCGGGCGCGACGTGGTCCGGGGCATGGCGGAGCGGGAGACGGCCAACCTGGAACGGCTCAAGATGCTGGCCAACCAGGCGGCCGAGGCCGCCAAAGCCGCCGCCTCCGAGGAGGACAAGGCCCGCACGCTGTTCGCCCTGGACACGGCCCGCCGCAGCCAGCGCGCGGCGGAAACGGGTGTGGAGGCCCTCCGCGCCGCCGTTGCCGTGGCCGACCAGCGGCTGGCGCGGCTGGACACGGAACTGGAACTGGGCCGGCGCCGCGCCGCAGCCGCGGCCGCGCAGACCCTGTTCACCCAAAAGGAGCTGGAGGAAATTGAGCAGGCCGCCAAACAGGCGCGGGCCGCCCTGGAGGAGGAGCTTGCCGGGGCGCAGCGGGAGCTGGACCGGCGGACCGCCCGGGACGGCGAGCTGGCCCGGCGCGCCGGGCAGGAAGGCCCCGCGGACCCGGCCCTCGCCGCCCAGCGGGAGACCGCCCGCGTCCGGGTGGAAGCCGCCCAGGGCCTGGTCAATTCCCTGGGCAGCATGCTGGAGATGGAGGCCGACACCCTCGAGGTGTGGCGTCTGCGCTTTGAGGTGGCCCACCCCGGCGCGGGGGGCGAGCGCCGCCCGGTGACGGAACTGGAACGGGAGATGGACGCCTACCGCTCCCGGTATGACGGCATCCAGGCCATTTTTGAGCAGCGGCTCAATGCGGTCCGGGCCCAGACCCTTTCCCTCGACAAGGAGGTCCAGGCGCTGCCGGAGGAGGCGCGCGCAGAGTTTCGCCTCCGGCGGGAGGCCCTGGCCGAGCGAGAGACGGGCCTGCTCCGGCTGGCGGCGCGGGGGGAGGCCCTCTCCCGCCTGATCCGGTCGGGGCGGCTGGACATTCGGGGCCGGCTTGAGGCCCTCTCCGGACTCGACCGGGCGGCCCAGGGCGTTTCGGACCTTTGGCGCAACACCCTCAACTTCTTCGACCGGGAACTGTTCACCATCGGCGACGAGTCCATCACGCCCCGCAAGCTGATCATCGCCGTGGTCATTCTGGTGTTCGGGCTCCTGTTCACCCGGCTGTTCCTGAACCGGATCACCGGATTCGCCATCACCCGCCTCAAGCTGCGCCCGGGCGGCCGCTACGTGGTGGAGACCATCACCCGGTACCTGCTCCTCATCATCGTCTTCTACGCCGTTCTCAAGTACCTCAACATCTCCCTGACCGTCTTAACCTTCATCGGCGGCGCGGCGGCCATCGGCGTCGGTTTCGGCGCCCAGACCCTCGTGAGCAACTTCCTGAGCAGCCTCATCCTCATGGGTGAGCAGCCCATCCGCGTCGGCGACATCGTCGAGGTCGGCGGGCTCACGGGCCGCATCGTCCACATGGGCGCGCGCGCCTGCATGGTCCGCACCTTCTCCGGCGTCGAGGTCCTCGTGCCCAACAGCAAGTTCCTCGAGGACAACGTGGTCAACTGGACCCTTTCGGACCAGAAGATGCGCTTCGACGTGACGGTCGGCGTCGCCTTCGGCTCCGACATTCGCCGGGTCAAGGACATCCTGGAGGATATCGCGGGCCGCCACGGGCAGATCCTCAAGGATCCCGAGCCGGTCGTGGTGTTCCAGGATTTCGGCGACAACGCCCTGGTCTTCGCCGTCTACTTCTGGCTCGACCTGGAGAAGAGCGACTCCCGCGTGGTCCGCAGCGACATCCGCTTCATGGTCGAGCGCGCCTTCGCCAAGGAAGACATCGCCATCGCCTTCCCGCAGCGGGATGTGCACATGAACATGGCCGGACCCGTCGAGGTCCGCCTCGCCCGGGAGCAGGACGCCGGGCCCGCCAAAGACTGA
- a CDS encoding Gfo/Idh/MocA family oxidoreductase translates to MDRRTFIAGTAAAAAGTLARRARAQSPNGRLGVGVIGCGGRSETHIATLLEMEKTDKTVEIVALCDVYRPRLEKKAAMVGRPVRLYRDYRELLADPAVDLVTIATPDHHHGEQAIAALEAGKHVYCEKPLTHWRQWDLTRRFFEAAAKSPAAFQLGAQRMSDSAFRQMKQLVKDGIIGKPIHAECGIFRTGDFGERGMPMDDPEAKPGPDLDWDAFLGDAPKRPFDASRFFRWRMYEDYAGGPVTDLYPHVLTQVIDILGVTHPSHAVATGGKYRYQEREVPDTFNMLVEYPGNISIAVLGTQGSNYQGTGGRDDIRIPVIRGWDGALTIQENDIVFIPDTPGGGRKEERFPIERGYNVLYLMRNLVECALTGARTLDSGPALAYHTQTALLMGMTAYRERRTAFFDPEKQEITT, encoded by the coding sequence ATGGACCGAAGAACCTTTATCGCGGGCACCGCCGCCGCCGCCGCGGGCACCCTCGCCCGCCGCGCGCGCGCCCAAAGCCCCAACGGCCGCCTGGGTGTCGGCGTTATCGGCTGCGGCGGGCGCTCGGAAACCCATATCGCCACCCTCCTCGAAATGGAGAAAACCGACAAGACCGTGGAGATCGTCGCCCTCTGCGACGTCTACCGGCCGCGTCTGGAGAAGAAGGCCGCGATGGTCGGCCGGCCGGTCCGCCTCTACCGGGACTACCGGGAGCTGCTCGCGGACCCCGCCGTGGACCTGGTCACCATCGCCACGCCGGACCACCACCACGGGGAGCAGGCCATCGCCGCCCTGGAGGCGGGAAAGCACGTCTACTGCGAGAAGCCCCTCACCCACTGGCGGCAGTGGGACCTGACCCGCCGTTTCTTCGAGGCCGCGGCGAAGTCCCCCGCCGCCTTCCAGCTCGGCGCGCAGCGCATGTCCGACTCCGCCTTCCGCCAGATGAAACAGCTCGTGAAGGACGGGATCATCGGGAAGCCGATCCACGCGGAGTGCGGCATCTTCCGCACCGGAGACTTCGGCGAACGCGGCATGCCCATGGACGACCCGGAGGCCAAGCCCGGCCCCGACCTCGACTGGGACGCCTTCCTCGGCGACGCCCCCAAGCGGCCCTTCGACGCGAGCCGCTTCTTCCGCTGGCGCATGTACGAGGACTATGCGGGCGGCCCCGTCACGGACCTCTACCCCCATGTGCTCACGCAGGTCATAGACATCCTCGGCGTCACCCACCCGTCCCACGCCGTCGCCACGGGCGGCAAATACCGCTACCAGGAGCGCGAGGTGCCCGACACCTTTAACATGCTGGTCGAGTATCCCGGGAACATTTCCATCGCGGTGCTGGGCACCCAGGGCAGCAACTACCAGGGCACCGGCGGCCGCGACGACATCCGCATCCCCGTCATCCGCGGCTGGGACGGCGCCCTGACCATCCAGGAAAACGACATCGTGTTCATCCCCGACACCCCGGGGGGCGGGCGGAAGGAGGAGCGGTTCCCCATCGAGCGCGGGTACAACGTGCTCTACCTCATGCGCAACCTCGTCGAATGCGCCCTGACCGGCGCGCGCACCCTCGACAGCGGCCCCGCCCTCGCCTACCACACCCAGACGGCTCTCCTCATGGGCATGACCGCCTACCGCGAGAGGCGGACGGCCTTTTTCGACCCGGAGAAGCAGGAAATCACCACATGA
- a CDS encoding glycosyltransferase family 2 protein — MTEGKRSVSIVVPVYNEEESLRPLHAEITAAMEKTPAVADYEIILVDDGSRDRSVEVCRELHAADPAHVRVIVLRRNFGQTAAMAAGFDAARHGVIVPMDADLQNDPADIGLLLAKLDEGYDVVSGWRANRQDKALSRKLPSLVANRLIGWITGVRIHDYGCTLKAYTRDVTEHMNFYGELHRFLPALASWAGARVAEIPVNHRSRQFGASKYGIGRTIRVILDLITVKFLMSYSTKPMQVFGKWGAVSLGIGFFAGLMTVWDKLFYHLSVNRNGWALVCLLFFLMGMQFISMGLLGEISIRTYYESQKKTIYTVREKIGTE; from the coding sequence ATGACTGAAGGCAAGCGAAGCGTTTCAATCGTGGTGCCCGTGTACAACGAGGAGGAGTCCCTCCGCCCGCTGCACGCGGAGATCACGGCCGCCATGGAAAAGACCCCGGCCGTGGCGGACTACGAGATTATCCTGGTGGACGACGGCAGCCGCGACCGCTCGGTGGAGGTGTGCCGGGAACTGCACGCGGCGGACCCGGCCCATGTGCGGGTGATTGTCCTGCGGCGCAATTTCGGCCAGACGGCGGCGATGGCCGCGGGCTTCGACGCCGCGCGCCACGGGGTGATCGTGCCGATGGACGCGGACCTCCAGAACGACCCGGCGGACATCGGGCTGCTGCTGGCGAAGCTGGACGAGGGCTACGACGTGGTCAGCGGCTGGCGGGCCAACCGCCAGGACAAGGCGCTGTCGCGCAAGCTCCCCTCCCTGGTCGCGAACCGGCTGATCGGGTGGATCACGGGGGTGCGCATCCACGACTACGGCTGCACGCTCAAGGCCTACACCCGCGACGTGACGGAGCACATGAACTTCTACGGCGAGCTGCACCGCTTCCTGCCCGCGCTGGCGAGCTGGGCCGGCGCGCGGGTGGCGGAAATCCCCGTGAACCACCGCAGCCGGCAGTTTGGCGCGTCGAAGTACGGCATCGGCCGCACCATCCGGGTCATCCTCGACCTGATCACCGTCAAGTTCCTCATGTCCTACTCCACCAAGCCCATGCAGGTCTTCGGCAAGTGGGGCGCGGTCTCCCTGGGGATCGGCTTCTTCGCCGGGCTCATGACGGTCTGGGACAAGCTGTTTTACCACCTCAGCGTGAACCGGAACGGCTGGGCCCTGGTCTGCCTGCTCTTCTTCCTCATGGGCATGCAGTTCATCAGCATGGGCCTCCTCGGCGAGATCAGCATCCGCACCTACTACGAGAGCCAGAAGAAGACCATCTACACGGTCCGCGAAAAAATCGGGACGGAGTGA